In the genome of Paenibacillus sp. GP183, the window CTTGTTGTAGGTCACGGTTTTCGAGCCTCGGACCGTATTCTTGATGCCCTCCAAAATAGTCGTTCCCGGCGTAATGCTGCCAGACTTACCCTGCCAGGTGATCGACCAGCCGCCTGACTGAAGACCGATATTATCGGCGCTTTTGCCGGCGACCAGTATCTTGTTCATTTTCTTCAATTGAGAAAGGATCGGCTGGCCATTCACTTTATCGTTCTTCAAGAGAACAAGCGATTCCCGTACCGCCCGGCGGGCGAGTGAGCGGTTCGCATCCGAACCGAAAGCGGTCGCCAAATTCTCATCGGTCATCGGATGCTCAAAAACGCCTGATTCGAATTTGACCCTTAGGATCCGCATCACAGCGTCGTCGATACGGGACAAGGCGATCTTGCCTTCTTCCGCCAGCTGCTTCAGGTAAGTAATGCTGATTTTCCAGTCACTCGGTTCCATCAGCATGTCCACGCCCGCGTTGACCGCAACACCAATTTGGTCCTTCAGACCGCTTACGGGGTTGCCATTCCAGTCTTTCGTAATCTGATGCACCCCGTTATAATCCGTGATAACAAAACCGGTAAAGCCCAACTGCCCAGGTCCGGTTCCTTTCAGGGCGTCCGTCAGGATCCGTTTGTTGGCATGCATTTTGAGTCCTTGGATGCTGCTGTAGGAGACCATGACGGTTCTGGCGCCGGCGTTGATTGCCGCTTTGTACATCGGAAGATCCAGGTTCAGAACCTCCTGTTCCGTCATCATCGACACATTGCCCTGGTTGGCCCCGTTGTCCGTCAGGCCTTCCCCGAGAAAATGCTTCGCGGTGGCGACCACCTTATCGCTGCTTTTCAGTTCTTCGCGCGTTTTGCCTTGAAGCCCTTGGATGTAAGCGCTACCCATTATTGCCGAAAGAGACTGGTTATCGCCGAAACCTTCATAAGAACGGCCCCAACGGACATCCTGCGGATCCGTGATCGTAGGGGCAAAAGCCCAGTTCGTTCCGGCTGCCTTGATTTCCATCGCTGACGCCGCCCCGATTTGCAGGACCAACTCCGGGTCTCTCGTCGCGCCAAGCCCGATATTATGAGGGAACAAGGTCGCCCCGATCAGGTTGTTGTTCCCATGAACGGCGTCGACGCCGTACAGAATGGGAATTCCCAGATTCGTGGACAGTGCGGCGGCTTGATAGGAATCCACCAAATCCGCCCACTTTTCCCTTGTGCTGTCCGCCTGTTTGCCGTTCGGGAAAGAACCGCCTCCGCTTAGAACGGAGCCAAGCTTGTACGTATGTACGTCTTCCTGTGTAACCGATGCCCGCTCCGCCTGTACCATTTGCCCGACTTTTTCCTCCAGCGTCATCCGGGACAGCAGGTCGGCCACACGGGTTTCAACCGGGAGGGAAGCGTCATAATAGGGAAGCAGTGCGGATTTGGAAGTTGCGGAAGCGGTCGATGCGGGCACCAACCCCCCAAAAGTTGAACAGACAAGCGCAATGGCCATGGCGGCTGAAATTTTGCGTTTCAACATGCTTTGAATCCTCCTTGTCACTAGAATGAAATCGATTTCATAATGATTTGCAGCAGGTTATTTCGCTCCTTTCCATCTTAATCTAGTTTGTGGAAATACTATAAACCAAAGCGCATATCTATCATATCAAACAGAAAATGAATATATTGTTATACTGTGTCGCGATGTATAAACAATTTCGGAAGCCGAAGAAGCAACGTAAGGAACATCGGATGTAACTAAATAATTTCGTAGCGGAAAATAGAAAGAACCCTGCTGTGAAATAACCAGCAGGGCTGCCTTAAGGAGAATCTTAAATTCCGATGATAAAGGAACCGGTCATATTACGAAGCGTCAAGGTGATCAGAAATGCGTGTACAAAATCAAAGATTGCACAAAAGAGCACTCCTCATTCTAAATTCCGGTGAGAAGCGCTCTTTTTGATAGACGAGTTTTATTTTTAGCGGAAAGTTCTAAATTCTGCATTTGAACATATCGCGGATTATTTGTAATAATTAGCAAGCAAGGCATCCATGATACGGCTTGTCCGTGCGGCGGATTCGCCTGTGCTCGGGCATGTGCCAATGCCATGCAATTCGTTAACGATCGATTGAATCAAAGGTTGTTGGATGTGCTTCGGATTGTCGATCTCCCATTGCTCCGTTCCTGCAGCCGTGTTTAATATCACAGGTGCTTCCGCAAAGGTGGAGAAGCGAATACTGCCCAAGGAACCGATGATTTCGTTCCATTCTTCGTTGGCGAAAGCGGAGAAACACCAAATCCCGCTACCAATGAAATGTACAGGATTAAAAAATTGCTGCTAGTTCAGCAGTTCTGCTCAATCTGGATGTGATAATTTCCACCGAACGGTCTTGATATTGGTTGTGGTCTTCAATGACGATAACCTCAGGGCCTTTTGAGACCCCAGAAGCAAAGTACGTTTTTCACGTAGTTCAAGGCCATCTCGATCGGGGTCATGTATTCCGACGAATAGAACTGCCCGTTCGTATTTTGAGATCAACCATTCTTTCTGGTTTATCCTTTTATTTTAGTTGGAGGATTGGAGGTAGCCGGGTCGAACGTACCTGCCCGTGGGACTTGATCCCGACCTCTGTATTGTTCACCCCCTACTTGTTGCTACCATGTTCTGGTTGGGACACAAATCCCGTATAACAAGCGATGCTATGGAATTACAAGAAGGTCTAGGGGCTGCCGGCAAATTCACTTATGGGAGAATGTCAAATGAATCCAGTAATCGGTAATTTTCAAGGTAAATGGAGGATTATTTGGCATGCTTACTTTTCACTATAGCATATGAACTTGCTTAGCTACGCTGGAAATGTTGACAAGCTATTAGCTGGTATAGCTTAGTGACCTACTAGCGCTATTGATAAACTAAGACCTTGAAAAACAACTGGATATGCGAATACTTGCGTCCCCAATCCGTCCCCAACTCCCCTATCCCCTCACTCAAAACCCTTATAGATCATGCCTTCTCAACTAATGTTCGGATCCATAATATTCGCTTTGACTAACAAACAGGTAAAAAAAGCTGACCCGCTTTAACTTCAAGCGTCAGCTTTTTGGCATTATTTTTTAGGGAGTGGAGATTGGTGGGTGACGGTGCAGGGTGGCCTGTTCATACGCATACGCGTATTGAATCAATGTACCTTCGCTGTATGGCTTTCCTAATATTTGCAATCCTGCTGGATACTTATCATAGCTGAACCCCATCGGAACAGTGATCGCCGGGAAGCCTGTAGGCGGACTCATCAAGTTGCTGTTGTTGCCGTCCGGACTAGTTAAATCGCCTATGAGACGCGGCGGATTGTTCCACGTTGGGTAGATAATCGTGTCTACCTGGTAATCAGCCATCGCGCTCAGTACGGCTTGGCGGTAGATCTGTCGATGGTACTCTCCTTTCAGGTACTCCGGATCGTCCATTGGAGCACCCTCTGCCTTCTGATTGTTCAGCATCCGCTCTTTAATAGAAGGATCGAACTTGCCGGATGCAATAATATCGTCCAGAGATTTCATAATGGCATTCGGGCCGAGGGATTCCAAATATTGGTTAAGCTCATATTTGAACGGGCTGCCTCCCGTGGTTTTGCTGTGTAAGCTGGTAAGGTTGGGAATAACAAAGGGATCAACAATAACGGCTCCTTGTTTCTCCAAGTCTGTAATCGCTTGTTCCATCAGTCTTTTGACTTCAGGGTCCGCTGTGGGTGTTTCGAAATACTCCCGGAGTACACCAATACGTGCTCCTTTTAACCCGTCCTTTTTCAAGTAGCTCGTGTAGGTTTCAGGTATGTTTCCGACGCTGGAAGCCGTTACGGGGTCGTTCTTATCGTATCCGGCAAGCACATCAAGGAGAATCGCGGCATCCGTTACTGTTCTCGCCATTGGCCCCCCGACATCTCGTGCCAGGTTTAACGGAACGATTCCGTCGCGGCTCGTAAGTCCGATTGTCGGTCGAATGCCTACAAGGCTGTTATGAGAAGCTGGCCCGCGGATGGAATTGCCTGTATCGGTTCCTAGTCCCGCAGCTCCAAAGTTTGCCGCTAACGCAGCTCCCGTTCCGCCGCTTGAACCGGCTGGGACACGATCCAGAGCGTATGGGTTGCGCGTGATGCCTCCTATCGAGCTGATCGTTTCGTAAGGACTGAATGCGAATTCGGCCATATTCGATTTGGCTATTACGATCGCTCCCGCTTCACGAAGCTTTAGGACCATATACGCATCATCCGGAGGGATAGAGCCCTCCAGGGAGGCTGAGCCGGCTGTTGTTGGCAGGTCGAATGTATCAAAATTATCCTTCACGATAATAGGGATGCCATGCAACGGCCCACGTGGTCCCTTAAGCTTACGCTCTAGATCCAATGCAGAAGCTGTTTCCAGCGCTTTAGGATTAATGATCACAATTGCGTTAATCGAAGGTCCCTTATGATCATACTTTTCAATTCTGTCCAAATACATTTGTACGAGCTGTTTCGAGGTGATTTTCCCAGATTCCAACGCTTTCTGCATCTCTGGTATTGTGCTCTCAATCAATTGAACACCTCCATAAATAGTAGATTATACTAATTATACGTTATTTAATATAACATTAAGCATAAAATTATGTAAATAATAGACTTTAATTCATAGTTTTGTGGCATGTATCATTACAAATCTATGAATAAGTTAGCTTTTGAAAAGAACGCAAAAATCCCTATCAACTTAGAAATAAGCGATCGGGATTTTATCGGGTTCAAAACGCCGCTCTCCTAAACAACATTATCTTAAGTCTCTTGAAGAATATTCAGGTAATCCTCGGCGCCAATCGAACGGATATTGCTGGACGTTGATACGATTCGCGGGAAATCCTCTTTCCTTACTCCAGATAGGTCTTTCAGCTTCGGAATTTCGAGCTTAATCGTAACGCATCTTTTCCTTGTTCCTTCATGATCATAACAGCCCTTTACGATAATCGAGCCCTTCTTTATTAAAGAAGGGCTCGAAAGTACGTCGTATGGTTTCCGGGTAAGTAAATTGGAAGCTTGCTGTCGTGGCGGACCTTTCTAATCGACGATCTCTTGTTCCGTATCGTTATCCGATACCTGAGAAGGTATGATGAATCTTAAACTGTCTATCAACAAGTAGGTTCCCGATTTCTTGACTGCTTTAATTGTATGCTTGCCATTCCGAAGGCCGGAAATGCGGAACACGGTTTGCTGCGTCAGCCTAGTAGCGTTATAAGTACTCACCGTTTTTTTATACTTGTTATCCACATAAATATCCATATCACCCTGATAAGGACTCTTTGGCGTAATCACTTCTATCCCTTTTCCCTTGAAAGTATACGAAAAGGAATCGTTGTTTGTCCCGGTGTAATGCACGTCATTTTGATAATCCCCCCGGAAGGAGAAGGTCAGCTGGGTGGTTCCAACCGGCAAGGAGGCCAGGTATTCCTTCTTCAGGGTGATTTGGCTGCCCGATACCGTGTAGTCCGTGCCTTCCACCAATTTTATACTAGCATTCGTTATGCTGCTTAGGTTATTTCCGTCAATCGCCATTTGGATGGCGACATCCGCCGGTGCCGTTGATTTTTTGTCGAAGGTGATCGCATCCGGTTGGATCAGGTCGGCCAGCCGTACCGTCAATTTATCGAGCAGCATGAAGGCTCCCGACTTCTTTACAACCTTCAGGATGTGCCGTCCGTCGGACAAACTTGTAATATTGTAAACGGTTTGCTGCGCCAATCTCCCGTTATAATACGTGCTAACCGTCTGTTTAAAGACATCATCCACGAATATATCGATATCTCCTTGGGAAGCATCCTTTTCCGTGATCACTTCAATACCCGTTCCCGTAAACGCGTATTCGAAGGAGTCGCCATTGGTCTCGGTGTACTGCACGTCATCCATGTAATCCCCGAGTCCTCGCCCGCTGCTTCGGTTCCAGGCCCCTTTGTACAAGATCCCGGAGTCGTCATTGTTAACGGAAACATACCGGCCTCTGGATGTGTCACTTACGATCACGGCAAGGGACTGCGGTGCTCCTGCACTGAAAGTGAATGTCAGGTTCGTTACGCCCGTCGGTAGGGTTGCCAGATACTCTTGTTTAAGGGTTACCTGCGTATCCGAGCTCGTGTAATCCGTTCCTTGCACCAATTTTGATGTCCCGTTGCTTATGCCTATAAGCGTATTTCCGTTCAGATTCAGAGTCGTTTCAACATCCGCTCGTTTGGATGCATTAATGTCGAAGCTTACGGATGTCGGGTTGATTCCACTGTTCGGAGGAGTCGTGTCAACAATCGCAATTTCCAGTGTTTGCACCGCACCCGAACTGAAAACGAATGTCAAAATTGTCGTTCCGACTGGCTGTTTGGCAAGGTACTCCTTCTTTACGGTAACTAGAGTGCCCGATACCGTGTAGTCGGTACCCGATACCAAGTTCGCTCCGCCGTTGGCAATGCGGTTTAAGGTATTCCCATTCATCGTCATCGTGCTCACGACATCGGCCTGCTTCGCAGCCATCTTGTCAAAGCTTGCCACAGTTGGATTGATCGTGCTGTTCGGCGACGAAGAATCGCTAATGGAGACCGCAAGAGTCTGCACGGCTCCCGAGCTGAAGCTGAAAGCAAGGTTCGTAGTTCCTAGTAATTGCGCCTGAAGATATTCTTTCTTGATCGTTATTTGGCTGCCGGATACTGTGTAATCGGTGCCGGAAGCCAAGGTTGCACCAGCGTTGGTGATGCCTGTTAAGTTCGTCCCGTACGTTGTATACGTTACAGTTGTTACCGTAACATCGGCCTGTTTCGCTGTCGCCTTATCAAATGCCCCCTCAGCAGGGCTGAACAGGTCGGGCACGCGGACTCTCAATTTATCCAGCAGCATGAAATATCCAGATTTTTTTACGGCTTTCAAGGTGTGATTCCCGTTGGACAATCCGGTTATGTTGTAAACGGTTTGCTGAGTTTGTCTGCTTGCGTTATACGTACTGATCGTTTGCTTGAAGACGTTGTCCACATAAATATCTATGTCGCCCTGAGAGGAATCCTTTTCCGTGATCAGCTCGATTCCCGTTCCCACAAACGAATATTCAAAGAAATCATTATTGGTCTCGGTCCAATGCACGTCATCCTTGTAATCCCCTAGTCCTCGCCCGCTGCTTCGATTCCAGGTACCCGTATAGACAATTCCGATGCCGTCATCGTTGAGGGTAATGTAGGCTCCCTTCGACGTGTCGCTAGTGATAACGGCAAGGTTTTGGGCTGCTCCCCAAGTGAAGGTGAATGTTAGGTTCGTTACCCCTGTTGGCAGGGTCGCCAGGTATTGCTTCTTAAGAATCGCCTTGCTGTACACCACCGTATAATCGATGCCGGCTCTCAATGCCGTTTGGCCGTTTGAGATGCCGGTCAACTCGTTCCCGTTAAGCGAAAGGACGGTAGCTGCATCGGCCTGAGCCGTTGCGCTCTTGTCAAAGCTTACCAAGGTCGGGCTGATTAAACTATTCCGCGGCGTTGTATCGCTTACCGTGATCGCCAGCGTCTGTGCGGATCCCGCACTGAAAGAGATCGTTAGGTTGGTGGTTCCGACAGGAAGAGTGGATAGGTACTCCTTCCTGATGGTAAGCTGGCTGCCTGATACCGTGTAGTCCGTGCCGGACGTCAATGCGGTTCCTCCGTTGGCGATACGGCTCAGGGTATTGCCGCCTAGTGTCATTGTCGTAATGACATCAGCTTGTTTCGTTGTCATTTTGTCAAAGCTTGCCG includes:
- a CDS encoding amidase family protein, which gives rise to MIESTIPEMQKALESGKITSKQLVQMYLDRIEKYDHKGPSINAIVIINPKALETASALDLERKLKGPRGPLHGIPIIVKDNFDTFDLPTTAGSASLEGSIPPDDAYMVLKLREAGAIVIAKSNMAEFAFSPYETISSIGGITRNPYALDRVPAGSSGGTGAALAANFGAAGLGTDTGNSIRGPASHNSLVGIRPTIGLTSRDGIVPLNLARDVGGPMARTVTDAAILLDVLAGYDKNDPVTASSVGNIPETYTSYLKKDGLKGARIGVLREYFETPTADPEVKRLMEQAITDLEKQGAVIVDPFVIPNLTSLHSKTTGGSPFKYELNQYLESLGPNAIMKSLDDIIASGKFDPSIKERMLNNQKAEGAPMDDPEYLKGEYHRQIYRQAVLSAMADYQVDTIIYPTWNNPPRLIGDLTSPDGNNSNLMSPPTGFPAITVPMGFSYDKYPAGLQILGKPYSEGTLIQYAYAYEQATLHRHPPISTP
- a CDS encoding X2-like carbohydrate binding domain-containing protein, producing the protein MTRFMKKVFLPILIMLSLIVQQTVFFSPGSVAKSAEPDHQDLARRPLMGWSSYSMQVYSNNSNWINAAQIKAQSDAMHQKLQAHGYEYINIDAGWNGGTDEYGRPMPSKTLYPNGLSEVINYVHKNEQKIGLYMIPGLSPQVYDANLPIYGTACHAQDIAVKPLRQADYWGIGYKIDFSNPCAQGYINSIADQLGAWGIDFLKFDSVTPGSGHNDTTIDARDDVKAWSQALAPHHIWFELSWALDHNYVDTWKQYANGWRVDWDVECYCANKALTAWGNIARLFPDANIWWRDAGPGHWNDFDSLDIGNGAMDGLTKDERQTGMSLWSMSSAQLYTGNDLTNLDDYGVQLLTNDEVIAVNQAGRPAHPVSMASDKQVWYANNGDGSYTVGLFNLGSSAATVTVNWSDIGLSGSASVRDLWSHTNLGTFTDGYSSVNLPSHASRLFKVVSTGGISAVNDDDTGISYTGDWKRNGGKELAGATQNLTVTVKDSVSQNSTISPTAASFDKMTTKQADVITTMTLGGNTLSRIANGGTALTSGTDYTVSGSQLTIRKEYLSTLPVGTTNLTISFSAGSAQTLAITVSDTTPRNSLISPTLVSFDKSATAQADAATVLSLNGNELTGISNGQTALRAGIDYTVVYSKAILKKQYLATLPTGVTNLTFTFTWGAAQNLAVITSDTSKGAYITLNDDGIGIVYTGTWNRSSGRGLGDYKDDVHWTETNNDFFEYSFVGTGIELITEKDSSQGDIDIYVDNVFKQTISTYNASRQTQQTVYNITGLSNGNHTLKAVKKSGYFMLLDKLRVRVPDLFSPAEGAFDKATAKQADVTVTTVTYTTYGTNLTGITNAGATLASGTDYTVSGSQITIKKEYLQAQLLGTTNLAFSFSSGAVQTLAVSISDSSSPNSTINPTVASFDKMAAKQADVVSTMTMNGNTLNRIANGGANLVSGTDYTVSGTLVTVKKEYLAKQPVGTTILTFVFSSGAVQTLEIAIVDTTPPNSGINPTSVSFDINASKRADVETTLNLNGNTLIGISNGTSKLVQGTDYTSSDTQVTLKQEYLATLPTGVTNLTFTFSAGAPQSLAVIVSDTSRGRYVSVNNDDSGILYKGAWNRSSGRGLGDYMDDVQYTETNGDSFEYAFTGTGIEVITEKDASQGDIDIFVDDVFKQTVSTYYNGRLAQQTVYNITSLSDGRHILKVVKKSGAFMLLDKLTVRLADLIQPDAITFDKKSTAPADVAIQMAIDGNNLSSITNASIKLVEGTDYTVSGSQITLKKEYLASLPVGTTQLTFSFRGDYQNDVHYTGTNNDSFSYTFKGKGIEVITPKSPYQGDMDIYVDNKYKKTVSTYNATRLTQQTVFRISGLRNGKHTIKAVKKSGTYLLIDSLRFIIPSQVSDNDTEQEIVD